The following are from one region of the Microbacterium sp. BK668 genome:
- the pgl gene encoding 6-phosphogluconolactonase — translation MAEFYTEKRVVISPDPATLADSVAARFLSRLVKITSDGRPAHISLTGGSMGSAVLAAAARHPKLAKVDWSLVHFWWSDERFVPRDDPERNEKQARDALLDGLDIPAANIHAAAASDETRDLDAAAADYARELARFRPEGSADAWPSFDICFLGVGPDAHIASLFPDREEIRVTDQAVLPVRDSPKPPPDRVTMTRPVINSSQRVWLVLAGTDKASALGLALAGASYQSVPAAGAKGRRRTIFFVDEAAASQVPVELITGEY, via the coding sequence ATGGCTGAGTTCTACACCGAGAAGCGCGTGGTGATCAGCCCCGATCCCGCGACTCTGGCTGACTCGGTGGCGGCGCGGTTCCTCAGCCGACTGGTCAAGATCACCTCCGACGGCCGCCCGGCGCACATCTCCCTGACCGGCGGCTCGATGGGCTCCGCGGTGCTCGCGGCCGCCGCACGCCATCCCAAGCTCGCGAAGGTCGACTGGTCGCTCGTCCACTTCTGGTGGAGCGACGAGCGGTTCGTCCCCCGTGATGATCCCGAGCGCAACGAGAAGCAGGCGCGCGACGCCCTGCTCGACGGTCTCGACATCCCCGCCGCCAACATCCACGCCGCCGCCGCGAGCGACGAGACCCGAGATCTGGATGCCGCCGCCGCCGACTACGCGCGCGAGCTCGCCCGGTTCCGCCCGGAGGGGAGCGCCGACGCGTGGCCGTCGTTCGACATCTGCTTCCTCGGTGTCGGGCCGGACGCGCACATCGCCTCGCTCTTCCCCGACCGCGAGGAGATCCGCGTGACCGATCAGGCGGTGCTGCCGGTGCGGGACTCCCCCAAGCCCCCGCCGGACCGCGTGACGATGACCCGTCCGGTGATCAACTCCTCGCAGCGCGTGTGGCTCGTCCTGGCCGGCACCGACAAGGCGTCGGCGCTCGGCCTCGCCCTCGCCGGCGCGAGCTACCAGAGCGTTCCCGCGGCCGGTGCCAAGGGCCGCCGCCGGACGATCTTCTTCGTCGACGAGGCCGCGGCGTCGCAGGTTCCGGTCGAGCTCATCACCGGCGAATACTGA
- a CDS encoding RNA polymerase-binding protein RbpA yields the protein MATGGNAIRGTRVGAGPMGEQDHGFHAERVAISYWDALGNETVRYFAAGIPEEEIPDVIDSPHSGLPAGRDKDNPPAVAKTEPYKTHLAYVKERRTEEEAEALLGDALQQLRERRGED from the coding sequence ATGGCCACCGGAGGCAACGCGATCCGCGGCACGCGCGTCGGCGCGGGCCCGATGGGCGAGCAGGACCACGGATTCCACGCCGAGCGCGTCGCGATCTCGTACTGGGACGCACTCGGCAATGAGACCGTCCGGTACTTCGCCGCCGGGATCCCCGAGGAGGAGATCCCCGATGTCATCGACTCCCCGCACTCGGGTCTTCCCGCCGGGCGCGACAAGGACAATCCGCCGGCGGTGGCCAAGACCGAGCCGTACAAGACCCACCTCGCGTACGTGAAGGAGCGCCGCACGGAGGAAGAGGCCGAGGCCCTGCTCGGCGACGCGCTGCAGCAGCTGCGCGAGCGCCGCGGCGAGGACTGA
- the secG gene encoding preprotein translocase subunit SecG: MQILEFVLQVLLGITSLLLTLLILLHKGRGGGLSDMFGGGLTSSLGSSGLAERNLNRFTIILALAWFVSIVALGLITKFQGI; this comes from the coding sequence GTGCAGATCCTCGAGTTCGTCCTGCAGGTGCTCCTCGGCATCACGAGTCTCCTGCTGACCCTCCTCATCCTGCTCCACAAGGGTCGGGGCGGCGGCCTGTCCGACATGTTCGGCGGTGGCCTCACCTCGTCGCTCGGCTCGTCGGGCCTGGCGGAGCGCAATCTCAACCGGTTCACCATCATCCTGGCCCTCGCGTGGTTCGTGTCGATCGTGGCTCTCGGTCTGATCACGAAGTTCCAGGGGATCTGA
- the tpiA gene encoding triose-phosphate isomerase codes for MAVTDRPAQRPRLPLIAGNWKMNLDHLQAVAFVQKLHWTLKDAKHEDGSVEVAVFPPYTDLRTVQTLLDADKIPFGLGAQDLSAQDSGAYTGEISGAFLSKLQCRYVIIGHSERRQYHAETDEVVAAKTQAALRHGLVPVICVGETAEDLEKFGASAVPVGQLDVALKDLKADAEIVVAYEPVWAIGSGQAATPEQAQDVCAKLRHVVAERLGQEAAERTRILYGGSVKSGNIASFMREPDVDGALVGGASLVVDEFAAIIRYQKHVGV; via the coding sequence ATGGCAGTGACCGATCGACCGGCTCAGCGGCCGCGTCTCCCGCTCATCGCGGGCAATTGGAAGATGAACCTCGACCACCTGCAGGCGGTCGCGTTCGTCCAGAAGCTCCACTGGACCCTCAAGGACGCCAAGCACGAGGACGGCTCCGTCGAGGTGGCGGTCTTCCCGCCGTACACCGACCTGCGAACCGTGCAGACCCTCCTCGACGCTGACAAGATCCCCTTCGGCCTCGGCGCCCAGGACCTCTCGGCGCAGGATTCCGGCGCGTACACGGGCGAGATCTCCGGCGCCTTCCTCTCGAAGCTGCAGTGCCGCTACGTGATCATCGGGCACTCCGAGCGCCGGCAGTATCACGCTGAGACCGACGAGGTCGTCGCCGCGAAGACCCAGGCGGCCCTCCGCCACGGGCTCGTTCCGGTCATCTGCGTCGGCGAGACGGCGGAGGATCTCGAGAAGTTCGGTGCGAGCGCCGTGCCGGTCGGGCAGCTGGATGTCGCGCTCAAGGACCTGAAGGCGGATGCGGAGATCGTCGTGGCGTACGAGCCGGTCTGGGCGATCGGCTCGGGGCAGGCGGCGACGCCCGAGCAGGCCCAGGACGTCTGCGCGAAGCTCCGGCACGTGGTGGCCGAGAGGCTCGGCCAGGAGGCGGCGGAGCGCACCCGCATCCTGTACGGCGGATCGGTCAAGTCCGGGAACATCGCGAGCTTCATGCGGGAGCCCGACGTGGACGGTGCCCTGGTGGGCGGTGCGAGCCTCGTCGTGGACGAGTTCGCGGCGATCATCCGCTATCAGAAGCACGTCGGAGTCTGA
- a CDS encoding phosphoglycerate kinase: MALRTLDSLGSLAGKRVIVRADLNVPLQGEVITDDGRVRATLPTLNALINHGARVVVCSHLGRPDGAPDPAYSLAPVAQRLSELLGKPVAFARDTVGESAREAVQALEDGDVAVIENLRFNPGETAKDDAARRAFAEELAQLGDVLVSDGFGVVHRKQASVYDLAQLLPSAAGYLIEKEVDVLDRLTENPERPYTVVLGGSKVSDKLGVIAHLLPRADKILVGGGMMFTFLAAQGYKVGKSLLEEDQIETVKGYMSTAQEKGVELILPVDTVVAAAFSADAERAETDADRIEDTPVGPEALGLDIGPQTAGAFADAIRSSTTVFWNGPMGVFEMAPFAAGTKAIAQALTEVDGLSVVGGGDSAAAVRQLGFSDDQFGHISTGGGASLEFLEGKKLPGLEVLGWQ, translated from the coding sequence ATGGCTCTGCGCACCCTCGATTCGCTGGGTTCGCTGGCCGGCAAGCGTGTCATCGTCCGTGCTGACCTCAACGTCCCTCTTCAGGGCGAGGTCATCACGGACGACGGCCGTGTGCGGGCCACGCTCCCCACGCTGAACGCTCTCATCAATCACGGCGCCCGCGTCGTCGTGTGCTCTCACCTCGGCCGTCCCGACGGCGCCCCCGATCCTGCGTACAGCCTCGCACCGGTCGCCCAGCGGCTCTCCGAGCTCCTCGGCAAGCCCGTCGCGTTCGCCCGCGACACGGTGGGCGAGTCCGCCCGCGAGGCGGTGCAGGCGCTGGAGGACGGCGACGTCGCGGTCATCGAGAACCTCCGCTTCAACCCGGGCGAGACGGCGAAGGATGACGCGGCGCGGCGTGCGTTCGCTGAGGAGCTCGCTCAGCTCGGCGATGTGCTCGTCTCCGACGGCTTCGGCGTCGTCCACCGCAAACAGGCATCCGTGTACGACCTCGCCCAGCTTCTGCCGTCGGCTGCCGGATACCTCATCGAGAAGGAGGTCGACGTCCTCGATCGCCTCACCGAGAACCCGGAGCGCCCGTACACGGTCGTGCTGGGCGGATCGAAGGTCAGCGACAAGCTCGGCGTCATCGCGCATCTGCTCCCTCGCGCCGACAAGATCCTCGTCGGCGGCGGGATGATGTTCACCTTCCTCGCGGCGCAGGGCTACAAGGTGGGCAAGAGCCTCCTCGAGGAGGACCAGATCGAGACGGTCAAGGGGTACATGTCGACAGCGCAGGAGAAGGGCGTCGAGCTCATCCTGCCCGTCGACACCGTGGTCGCAGCGGCGTTCTCCGCCGACGCCGAACGCGCCGAGACGGACGCCGACAGGATCGAAGACACCCCGGTGGGCCCCGAGGCCCTCGGACTCGACATCGGGCCGCAGACCGCGGGTGCGTTCGCGGACGCCATCCGCTCGTCGACGACCGTCTTCTGGAACGGGCCCATGGGCGTGTTCGAGATGGCTCCCTTCGCGGCGGGCACCAAGGCGATCGCGCAGGCCCTCACCGAGGTCGACGGGCTCAGCGTCGTCGGCGGGGGCGACTCCGCCGCAGCCGTCCGCCAGCTCGGGTTCTCGGACGACCAGTTCGGGCACATCTCGACGGGCGGAGGCGCGAGCCTCGAATTCCTCGAGGGCAAGAAGCTCCCCGGACTGGAGGTCCTCGGATGGCAGTGA
- the gap gene encoding type I glyceraldehyde-3-phosphate dehydrogenase, whose product MTVKIGINGFGRIGRNYLRAALAQGADLDIVAVNDLTDNKTLAHLLKYDSILGRLNEEVSYTEDSITVGDKTIKVFEERDPANLPWGELGVDIVIESTGRFTKAADAGKHIAGGAKKVLISAPASGEDGTFVIGANEETYDSATQNIISNASCTTNCLAPLAKVLNDEFGIVKGLMTTVHAYTADQNLQDGPHSDLRRARAAALNIVPTSTGAAKAIGLVLPELKGKLDGFALRVPVPTGSATDLTVELEREVTVDEVKAAYKAAAEGPLKGILKYTEDEIVSSDIVTDDHSCIFDAGLTRVIGNQVKVVGWYDNEWGYSNRLVDLTEIVASKL is encoded by the coding sequence GTGACTGTCAAGATCGGAATCAACGGCTTCGGCCGCATCGGACGCAACTACCTCCGCGCGGCTCTCGCGCAGGGCGCTGACCTCGACATCGTCGCCGTCAACGACCTCACCGACAACAAGACGCTCGCCCATCTGCTCAAGTACGACTCGATCCTGGGTCGCCTGAACGAGGAGGTCTCGTACACCGAGGACTCGATCACGGTCGGCGACAAGACCATCAAGGTGTTCGAGGAGCGCGACCCCGCGAACCTGCCCTGGGGCGAGCTCGGCGTCGACATCGTCATCGAGTCGACCGGTCGCTTCACGAAGGCCGCCGACGCCGGCAAGCACATCGCCGGCGGCGCGAAGAAGGTCCTCATCTCCGCTCCCGCCTCGGGCGAGGACGGCACGTTCGTCATCGGCGCCAACGAGGAGACCTACGACTCCGCGACGCAGAACATCATCTCGAACGCGTCCTGCACCACGAACTGCCTCGCGCCGCTCGCGAAGGTCTTGAACGACGAGTTCGGGATCGTCAAGGGCCTCATGACGACGGTCCACGCGTACACCGCCGACCAGAACCTGCAGGACGGCCCGCACAGCGATCTGCGTCGCGCGCGCGCCGCCGCGCTCAACATCGTCCCGACCTCGACCGGCGCGGCCAAGGCGATCGGCCTCGTCCTCCCCGAGCTCAAGGGGAAGCTCGACGGCTTCGCGCTGCGCGTGCCCGTGCCCACCGGCTCGGCGACCGACCTCACGGTCGAACTGGAGCGCGAGGTCACGGTCGACGAGGTCAAGGCCGCCTACAAGGCCGCCGCCGAGGGCCCGCTCAAGGGCATCCTCAAGTACACGGAGGACGAGATCGTCTCGAGCGACATCGTCACCGACGACCACTCCTGCATCTTCGACGCCGGCCTCACGCGCGTCATCGGCAACCAGGTGAAGGTCGTCGGCTGGTACGACAACGAGTGGGGCTACTCCAACCGTCTCGTCGACCTCACCGAGATCGTCGCGTCGAAGCTCTGA
- a CDS encoding superoxide dismutase, translated as MAKYTLPDLPYDYAALEPHISGKIMQLHHDKHHATYVAGANTALEQLAEARESGNLANVNKLEKDLAFNLGGHVNHSIFWTNLSPDGGGQPEGELAAAIDEFFGGFEEFQAHFTAAATGIQGSGWAVLSWDPIGRQLIIQQLFDQQSNTAQGTVPVFQLDMWEHAFYLDYLNVKADYVKAVWNIANWQNVQERFAAAREKTTGLLVLS; from the coding sequence ATGGCGAAGTACACGCTGCCCGACCTCCCCTACGACTACGCCGCGCTGGAGCCGCACATCAGCGGCAAGATCATGCAGCTGCACCACGACAAGCACCATGCGACCTATGTGGCAGGCGCGAACACCGCGCTGGAGCAGCTGGCCGAGGCGCGGGAGAGCGGCAACCTCGCGAACGTCAACAAGCTCGAGAAGGACCTCGCGTTCAACCTTGGCGGCCACGTGAACCACTCCATCTTCTGGACGAACCTCTCGCCGGACGGAGGCGGACAGCCCGAGGGCGAGCTCGCGGCGGCGATCGACGAGTTCTTCGGCGGATTCGAGGAGTTCCAGGCGCACTTCACCGCCGCGGCGACCGGCATCCAGGGGTCGGGCTGGGCTGTCCTGAGCTGGGATCCGATCGGCCGGCAGCTGATCATCCAGCAGCTGTTCGACCAGCAGTCGAACACGGCGCAGGGCACCGTCCCGGTCTTCCAGCTCGACATGTGGGAGCACGCCTTCTACCTCGACTACCTCAACGTCAAGGCCGACTACGTCAAGGCCGTCTGGAACATCGCGAACTGGCAGAACGTGCAGGAGCGCTTCGCGGCCGCCCGCGAGAAGACGACGGGCCTGCTGGTACTGTCATAG
- the whiA gene encoding DNA-binding protein WhiA: MSLTADVKAELTAVRDPRPTARVAELTSLLRFSGGLHSIANRVAVEAELDSDVLARRVARDLVEIYGVRPELVHVQGSGGRGGSHYAVRVIEGGETLARQTGLLDQRRRPVRGLPNKLTTGARPDLAAVWRGAFLASGSLSEPGRSAALEISCPSGEAAMALVGAAHRLGIAAKAREVRGVPRVVVREAEAIRQALAAMGAVRAAAEWDQLRQRREVRAGVNRLVNFDDANLRRSAQAAVAACARVERALEILGDDVPDHLKQAGDLRLAHRDASLDELGHHADPPLTKDAVAGRIRRLLAMADKKAEAEGLPGTESAVPAGAAD, encoded by the coding sequence GTGTCGCTGACCGCCGACGTCAAAGCCGAGCTGACCGCCGTCCGCGACCCGAGGCCCACGGCGCGCGTCGCTGAGCTCACGTCGCTGCTGCGCTTCTCGGGCGGTCTGCACTCCATCGCCAACCGCGTCGCTGTCGAGGCGGAGCTCGACTCCGACGTCCTCGCCCGTCGCGTCGCGCGCGATCTCGTCGAGATCTACGGCGTGCGTCCCGAGCTCGTGCACGTGCAGGGCTCCGGAGGGCGAGGCGGCAGCCATTACGCCGTGCGCGTCATCGAAGGGGGCGAGACCCTGGCCCGGCAGACGGGCCTCCTCGACCAGCGCCGTCGTCCGGTGCGGGGCCTGCCGAACAAGCTCACGACGGGCGCCCGACCCGACCTCGCCGCCGTGTGGCGCGGCGCCTTCCTCGCCTCGGGCTCGCTGAGCGAGCCCGGTCGCTCCGCCGCCCTGGAGATCTCCTGCCCGTCCGGCGAAGCGGCGATGGCGCTCGTCGGCGCTGCGCACCGTCTGGGAATCGCGGCGAAGGCCCGCGAGGTCCGCGGCGTCCCCCGTGTCGTCGTGCGGGAGGCCGAGGCGATCCGCCAGGCATTGGCCGCCATGGGCGCCGTCCGCGCCGCCGCCGAATGGGACCAGCTGCGCCAGCGGCGCGAGGTCCGCGCCGGCGTGAACCGCCTGGTCAACTTCGACGACGCCAACCTCCGTCGTTCGGCGCAGGCCGCGGTCGCCGCGTGCGCTCGGGTGGAGCGGGCCCTGGAGATCCTCGGAGACGACGTGCCCGATCACCTCAAGCAGGCCGGCGACCTGCGTCTCGCGCACCGGGACGCGAGCCTCGACGAGCTCGGCCACCACGCCGATCCTCCTCTCACGAAGGATGCTGTGGCCGGCCGCATCCGGCGCCTCCTCGCCATGGCCGACAAGAAGGCGGAGGCCGAGGGCCTGCCCGGCACAGAGTCGGCGGTCCCCGCCGGCGCCGCAGACTGA
- the rapZ gene encoding RNase adapter RapZ, producing MTQEEPQDAGEVLIVTGMSGAGRSTAADALEDLGWYVVDNLPPQMLKPLLDLSGLAGGALPRVAVVVDVRGRDLFRELPEVTRALRDAKQHLRVLFLDASDDVLVRRFESVRRPHPLQSDGTILDGIRRERDALAPVREGADMIVDTSGYNIHQLATQIVDLFAQEGQAKHAVTIQSFGFKYGLPPDADIVADMRFLPNPFWDESLRPFTGEDDAVREYVLGQEGAREFLEAYASALAPVLEGYQRENKRHSVVAIGCTGGKHRSVVMAKELAARLAQVPGVTVRVKHRDLGRE from the coding sequence ATGACGCAGGAGGAGCCGCAGGACGCCGGCGAGGTCCTGATCGTCACGGGCATGTCCGGCGCCGGCCGCTCGACGGCGGCCGACGCCCTGGAGGATCTCGGCTGGTACGTCGTCGACAATCTGCCTCCGCAGATGCTCAAACCCCTGCTCGACCTCTCCGGCCTCGCCGGCGGCGCCCTGCCGCGTGTCGCGGTCGTCGTCGACGTGCGCGGGCGCGACCTCTTCCGCGAGCTTCCCGAGGTCACGCGCGCGCTGCGCGACGCCAAGCAGCACCTGCGCGTGCTGTTCCTGGATGCCTCGGACGACGTGCTCGTGCGCCGCTTCGAGTCGGTGCGCCGGCCGCACCCGCTGCAGAGCGACGGGACGATCCTCGACGGGATCCGGCGCGAGCGCGACGCCCTCGCTCCGGTGCGGGAGGGGGCCGACATGATCGTCGACACGTCGGGCTACAACATCCACCAGCTCGCGACTCAGATCGTCGACCTCTTCGCGCAGGAGGGTCAGGCCAAGCACGCCGTCACGATCCAGAGCTTCGGATTCAAGTACGGTCTGCCGCCGGACGCCGACATCGTGGCCGACATGCGCTTCCTGCCGAACCCGTTCTGGGACGAGAGCCTGCGCCCGTTCACGGGGGAGGACGACGCCGTGCGCGAGTACGTGCTCGGGCAGGAGGGGGCGCGGGAGTTCCTCGAGGCGTACGCCTCTGCGCTGGCCCCCGTGCTGGAGGGCTACCAGCGAGAGAACAAGCGGCATTCGGTCGTCGCGATCGGCTGCACGGGAGGCAAGCACCGCTCCGTCGTCATGGCGAAGGAGCTCGCCGCCCGGCTCGCCCAAGTGCCCGGTGTGACCGTCCGGGTCAAGCACCGCGACCTGGGCCGCGAGTAG
- the uvrC gene encoding excinuclease ABC subunit UvrC, whose product MGATTRTPTVAYKPRPGEIPTNPGVYRFRDADGRVLYVGKAKNLRARLSNYFAPLHTLHERTRRMVMTAASVEWTVVATDVDSLQLEYQWIKEFDPPFNVRYRDDKSYPFMAITLADEAPRVIVTRNRRIKGAKYFGPYPKVWAVHDTIDLMIKVFPIRTCSDSSYKKAMATGRPCFPGQIGRCGGPCSMKVTVEEHRAIVEDFIAFMSGGDQRFTRELTVRMREASAAMDYESAAVYRDKLQAIDAVLNKSALVLSEDTDADLFGIAEDELAATVQHFVIRGGRVRGVRATTIEKELDITGAELVDQVLQRTYGAAVEADIPKQVLVPVLPEDAAELEEWLRGRRGRNVSIQVAQRGRKAELLKTATLNAQQALMLHKTRRTSDYVARTQALTDLQEALDLAEAPLRIECFDVSHLGGTNVVASMVVFEDGLPRKDQYRSFKVEETTDDTDSLYQVLTRRLAYVDRGDDAQDDPADDPADDAADDALREAGTEDAAPGGPSQAAADDEVVVTERRRPRFAYRPQLLVVDGGKPQVEAAARALRDAGHEEIALCGIAKRLEEVWLPGEDFPVILPRTSEALYLLQRLRDEAHRFAITHQRKRRRSDIQSVLAEIPGLGEARIRALLRHFGSVAALKRATTEQIEELPGVGPKLAASIHAHLGES is encoded by the coding sequence ATGGGCGCCACCACCCGCACGCCGACGGTCGCCTACAAGCCCAGACCCGGCGAGATCCCCACCAATCCGGGTGTGTACCGCTTCCGCGACGCCGACGGGCGCGTGCTCTACGTCGGCAAGGCGAAGAATCTGCGCGCGCGGCTGTCGAACTACTTCGCCCCGCTGCACACTCTCCACGAGCGCACCCGCCGCATGGTGATGACCGCGGCATCCGTCGAATGGACCGTCGTCGCGACAGACGTTGACTCCCTGCAGCTGGAGTATCAGTGGATCAAGGAGTTCGATCCGCCCTTCAACGTCCGGTACCGCGACGACAAGTCGTATCCCTTCATGGCCATCACTCTCGCGGACGAGGCGCCGCGCGTAATCGTGACCCGCAACCGCCGCATCAAGGGGGCGAAGTACTTCGGCCCCTACCCGAAGGTGTGGGCCGTGCACGACACGATCGACCTGATGATCAAGGTCTTCCCGATCCGCACCTGCAGCGACTCGTCGTACAAGAAGGCGATGGCGACGGGGCGGCCGTGTTTCCCGGGGCAGATCGGACGGTGCGGCGGACCGTGCTCGATGAAGGTCACCGTCGAGGAGCATCGTGCGATCGTCGAGGACTTCATCGCCTTCATGTCCGGGGGCGACCAGCGCTTCACCCGTGAGCTGACGGTGCGCATGCGCGAGGCATCCGCCGCGATGGACTACGAGTCCGCCGCGGTGTACCGCGACAAGCTGCAGGCGATCGACGCCGTGCTCAACAAGAGCGCCCTCGTGCTGTCGGAGGACACCGACGCCGACCTCTTCGGCATCGCGGAGGATGAGCTCGCCGCCACCGTGCAGCACTTCGTCATCCGCGGCGGGCGCGTCCGCGGCGTGCGCGCGACGACGATCGAGAAGGAGCTCGACATCACGGGCGCCGAGCTCGTCGATCAAGTGCTGCAGCGCACTTACGGCGCGGCGGTCGAGGCGGACATCCCGAAGCAGGTGCTCGTGCCCGTCCTTCCCGAAGACGCCGCCGAGCTCGAGGAGTGGCTGCGCGGGCGCCGCGGGCGCAACGTCTCGATCCAGGTCGCCCAGCGGGGTCGCAAGGCCGAGCTTCTCAAGACCGCGACGCTCAACGCGCAGCAGGCGCTCATGCTCCACAAGACACGGCGCACGAGCGACTACGTCGCGCGCACCCAGGCCCTCACCGATCTGCAGGAGGCGCTCGACCTCGCCGAGGCGCCGCTTCGCATCGAGTGCTTCGACGTGTCGCATCTCGGCGGCACGAACGTCGTCGCCTCGATGGTCGTCTTCGAGGACGGCCTGCCCCGCAAGGACCAGTACCGCTCGTTCAAGGTCGAGGAGACCACCGACGACACCGACTCGCTCTATCAGGTGCTGACGCGGCGCCTTGCCTACGTCGACCGTGGCGACGACGCTCAGGACGACCCCGCAGACGACCCCGCAGACGATGCCGCAGACGATGCGCTGCGCGAGGCGGGGACGGAGGATGCCGCGCCCGGCGGCCCTTCGCAGGCTGCGGCGGATGACGAGGTCGTCGTGACCGAACGGCGCCGGCCGCGCTTCGCCTACCGCCCTCAGCTGCTCGTCGTCGACGGCGGCAAGCCCCAGGTCGAGGCGGCCGCGCGCGCCCTGCGCGACGCCGGCCATGAGGAGATCGCGCTGTGCGGCATCGCCAAGCGGCTGGAAGAGGTGTGGCTGCCGGGGGAGGACTTCCCCGTGATCCTTCCGCGCACGAGCGAGGCGCTGTATCTCCTGCAGCGCCTGCGCGACGAAGCGCACCGCTTCGCCATCACGCATCAGCGCAAGCGCCGGCGTAGCGACATCCAGAGCGTCCTCGCCGAGATACCCGGCCTGGGCGAGGCGAGGATCCGCGCCCTGCTGCGGCACTTCGGCTCCGTCGCGGCGCTCAAGCGCGCCACGACGGAGCAGATCGAAGAGCTGCCTGGAGTCGGCCCGAAGCTCGCGGCATCCATCCACGCGCACCTCGGCGAGTCCTGA